A section of the Arcobacter roscoffensis genome encodes:
- a CDS encoding rod shape-determining protein, producing MFNTLSNLIAPNIAIDLGTANIIVTTKDKGVIINEPSVVAIQKNNKGQDKVIAVGLEAKRMLGKTPLNIRAVRPMKDGVIADFDTTETMINYFIQKAYKKNFFFKPKIIICIPHGVTPVERNAVKESAIAAGARKVYLIEEPLAAAIGAGIPVNSPNGHMVVDIGSGTTEIGLTSLGGLVLCKATRTAGDKFDAKIVKYVKQKYSLTIGNEAAEIVKFAIGTAIKLDKLLTVEVKGKDNFGFLKTIEINSEEVREAIEEPLKEISNSVRKLLEQMPPDLASDVIDNGVILTGGGALLRGIDKYLANIIKLPVNISEDPLMAVSNGTTEVLKNMELLNLLDD from the coding sequence ATGTTTAACACTTTATCAAATCTTATTGCACCTAACATCGCAATTGACTTAGGAACTGCAAATATTATTGTTACTACAAAAGATAAAGGGGTTATTATAAATGAACCCTCAGTAGTTGCAATTCAAAAAAATAACAAAGGGCAGGATAAGGTAATAGCTGTTGGTCTTGAAGCAAAAAGAATGCTTGGAAAAACACCTTTAAATATACGAGCAGTAAGACCCATGAAAGATGGAGTTATTGCTGATTTTGATACAACTGAGACTATGATAAACTATTTTATTCAAAAAGCTTATAAGAAAAACTTCTTTTTTAAACCAAAGATTATTATATGTATTCCACATGGAGTAACGCCAGTTGAGAGAAATGCTGTAAAAGAATCAGCAATAGCAGCAGGTGCTAGAAAAGTATATCTAATTGAAGAGCCATTAGCAGCAGCAATTGGAGCTGGGATTCCTGTAAATAGTCCTAATGGGCATATGGTAGTTGATATTGGTTCAGGGACAACAGAAATTGGTCTTACTTCCTTAGGTGGACTTGTTTTATGTAAAGCTACTAGAACAGCTGGTGATAAGTTTGATGCAAAGATAGTAAAATATGTAAAACAAAAATATAGTTTAACTATCGGTAATGAAGCTGCTGAAATAGTAAAGTTTGCTATAGGAACTGCTATTAAACTTGATAAACTTTTAACAGTTGAAGTTAAAGGAAAAGATAACTTTGGTTTTTTAAAAACAATTGAGATTAACAGTGAAGAAGTTAGAGAAGCAATAGAAGAGCCTTTAAAAGAGATTTCAAACTCTGTTAGAAAACTATTAGAGCAAATGCCACCTGATTTAGCTTCTGATGTTATTGATAATGGAGTGATTTTAACAGGTGGCGGGGCTCTTTTAAGAGGTATTGATAAGTATTTAGCCAATATTATTAAGCTGCCTGTTAATATAAGTGAAGATCCATTAATGGCTGTTTCAAATGGAACAACTGAAGTTCTTAAAAACATGGAACTTTTAAATCTCTTAGATGACTAA
- a CDS encoding ABC transporter ATP-binding protein translates to MVNNEVLLDIKDLHVSYGAIAAIKGISLQVRRGEVVTILGANGAGKTTTLRTISGLLKAKSGHIIFDKNDITSTPAHDIVTLGMSHSPEGRRVFGTLTVEENLHMGAYTLKDHDKETLEWIYDILPRLKERRKQLAGTLSGGEQQMLAIGRAIMSKPKLLILDEPSLGLAPILIKAIFKAVKEIAQSGVTVLLVEQNAKAALKLADRAYVLEVGKITHAGTADELLNSETIQEAYLGKKH, encoded by the coding sequence ATGGTAAATAATGAAGTATTACTGGATATTAAAGATCTTCATGTTTCATATGGAGCAATTGCCGCTATTAAAGGTATATCTTTACAAGTTAGACGTGGTGAAGTTGTAACAATTCTAGGAGCTAATGGTGCTGGGAAAACTACTACTCTTAGAACAATTTCAGGACTTTTAAAAGCAAAGTCAGGTCATATTATTTTTGATAAGAATGATATTACTTCTACTCCTGCTCATGATATTGTAACTTTAGGTATGAGTCACTCGCCAGAAGGAAGAAGAGTTTTTGGAACACTTACAGTTGAAGAAAACTTACACATGGGTGCTTATACTTTAAAAGATCATGATAAAGAAACATTAGAGTGGATTTATGACATTTTACCAAGACTAAAAGAAAGAAGAAAACAGCTTGCTGGAACACTTTCTGGTGGTGAGCAACAAATGCTTGCAATTGGTAGAGCTATTATGTCGAAACCAAAACTTTTAATCCTTGATGAACCATCACTTGGATTAGCTCCTATTTTGATTAAAGCAATTTTCAAAGCTGTAAAAGAAATCGCTCAAAGTGGAGTTACTGTTTTATTAGTTGAACAAAATGCAAAGGCTGCATTGAAATTAGCTGATAGAGCTTATGTACTTGAAGTTGGAAAGATTACTCATGCTGGAACAGCTGATGAGTTATTAAATTCAGAAACAATTCAAGAAGCATATTTAGGAAAAAAACATTAA
- a CDS encoding DUF3095 family protein translates to MNSDFYKELQSITSIKEISKSSSYKDMPSDWYIVVTDVKNSTIAIENGKYKEVNMVGALSIISILNIDKTLDLPFVFGGDGAFILIPKQMLEQTKQILLATQKISKESYSLDLRVGIVPISKIYENKKSLLITKLKLNEDSSQAIIKGGGLEYADDLLKNSQEFLVKDKLLDSTVVDLEGLECRWEAIKSPKDDTLAVMIKCKDDTYYEKLLFDIENLIGDNKKRSPLSKKNLNLSFKNNDLKVEASIYEKTFFKKYIKVLGFKLINLIGLALMSFKVDKWGEYKDRILSTIDAEKFDDLLRMVVSTSSEQTNKLKEYLEKEYKSGNIVYGVHKSNSALMTCLIFERHGRHTHFVDCSNGGYAIAAKAFKKRAFINKSHN, encoded by the coding sequence ATGAATAGTGATTTTTACAAAGAATTACAAAGTATTACTTCTATAAAAGAAATCAGTAAAAGTAGTAGTTATAAAGATATGCCTAGTGATTGGTATATTGTAGTAACTGATGTGAAAAACTCAACCATAGCTATTGAAAATGGTAAATATAAAGAAGTTAATATGGTTGGGGCTTTAAGTATTATCTCTATTTTAAATATAGATAAAACTCTTGATTTACCTTTTGTTTTTGGTGGAGATGGAGCTTTTATATTAATTCCAAAACAAATGTTAGAGCAAACAAAGCAAATTTTATTAGCAACTCAGAAAATCTCAAAAGAGAGTTACTCTTTGGATTTAAGAGTTGGTATTGTTCCTATTTCTAAAATCTATGAAAATAAAAAATCACTTTTAATTACTAAGCTAAAACTAAATGAAGATAGTTCTCAAGCTATTATAAAAGGTGGTGGTTTAGAGTATGCAGATGATTTACTTAAAAATAGCCAAGAGTTTCTAGTTAAAGATAAGCTGCTTGATTCAACTGTAGTTGATTTAGAAGGTTTAGAGTGTAGATGGGAAGCAATAAAATCACCCAAAGATGATACTTTAGCTGTAATGATTAAATGTAAAGATGATACTTACTATGAGAAGCTTTTATTTGATATAGAAAATCTTATTGGGGATAATAAAAAAAGATCACCATTAAGCAAGAAAAATTTAAATCTTAGTTTTAAAAACAATGATTTAAAAGTAGAAGCTAGTATTTATGAAAAGACATTTTTTAAAAAGTATATAAAAGTTTTAGGCTTTAAACTAATAAATCTAATAGGACTTGCACTTATGAGCTTTAAAGTTGACAAGTGGGGAGAGTATAAGGATAGGATTTTATCAACTATAGATGCTGAAAAATTTGATGACTTATTAAGAATGGTAGTTTCAACTAGCAGTGAACAAACAAATAAATTAAAAGAGTACTTAGAAAAAGAGTATAAAAGTGGAAATATTGTTTATGGGGTACATAAATCAAACTCAGCATTAATGACATGTCTAATCTTTGAAAGACATGGAAGACATACTCACTTTGTGGACTGCTCAAATGGTGGTTATGCAATAGCTGCAAAAGCATTTAAAAAAAGAGCTTTTATAAATAAAAGTCACAATTAG
- the hisG gene encoding ATP phosphoribosyltransferase, with protein MLTIALPKGRIAKETLAKFEKAFGEEFVFEDRKLILEKAGFRFLNVRNQDVPTYVMHGAADLGVVGLDVLEEKEYDLIKLLDLELGKCKVAFGLRKGEELDLTKSKITVATKHEKIAKKFFEEKAMAVEIIKLYGSIELAPLVNLSDCIVDIVETGETMKQNGLEVGPTIMESSAHLIANKNAFYAKKDLILDLKEKIEEVL; from the coding sequence ATGCTAACGATTGCATTGCCTAAGGGAAGAATTGCCAAGGAGACTTTAGCCAAGTTTGAGAAAGCTTTTGGTGAAGAGTTTGTATTTGAAGATAGAAAGTTAATACTTGAAAAAGCTGGTTTTAGATTTTTAAATGTAAGAAATCAAGATGTACCAACTTATGTAATGCATGGGGCAGCTGACTTAGGTGTAGTAGGACTTGATGTATTAGAAGAAAAAGAGTATGACTTAATCAAACTACTTGATTTAGAACTTGGTAAATGTAAGGTTGCCTTTGGTTTAAGAAAGGGCGAAGAGCTTGACTTAACTAAAAGTAAAATTACAGTTGCTACAAAACATGAAAAAATTGCAAAAAAATTCTTTGAAGAAAAAGCAATGGCTGTTGAGATTATTAAACTTTATGGTTCTATTGAACTTGCACCTTTAGTTAATCTTTCTGATTGTATTGTTGATATTGTAGAAACTGGTGAAACTATGAAACAAAATGGACTTGAAGTAGGACCTACTATCATGGAAAGTTCAGCTCACTTAATAGCTAATAAAAATGCATTTTATGCTAAAAAAGATTTAATCTTAGATTTAAAAGAGAAGATAGAAGAAGTACTTTAA
- a CDS encoding ABC transporter ATP-binding protein, translating to MDYVLEIENVSKFFHGLVAIDDLTIKVKPGQIYGIIGPNGAGKTTLFNCVTGIYTPEKGSIKYKGENITGMSPHKIAQRGVLRTFQNIRLFKEMSVAENIMAGCHTKSTQKWYHSIVHTSAYRADEKKHWEKVEELMEFFGLTKFAMHATGDLSYGVQRKVEMARALAADPEILILDEPAAGLNENETIELTAIIQKIKEMGLGIMMIEHDMDMVMNLTDYITVINFGKEISQGEPSFVQNDPKVLEAYIGSDDDEEDE from the coding sequence ATGGATTACGTATTAGAAATAGAAAACGTTTCAAAGTTTTTCCATGGTTTAGTTGCAATTGATGATTTAACAATCAAAGTAAAACCTGGTCAGATTTATGGAATTATTGGACCTAATGGTGCAGGAAAAACTACACTTTTTAACTGTGTAACAGGTATTTATACTCCTGAAAAAGGAAGCATTAAATACAAGGGTGAAAATATTACAGGAATGAGCCCTCATAAAATTGCCCAAAGGGGAGTTTTAAGAACATTCCAAAATATTAGATTATTTAAAGAGATGAGTGTAGCTGAAAATATTATGGCTGGTTGTCATACAAAGTCAACTCAAAAATGGTACCACTCAATTGTTCATACATCTGCTTACAGAGCTGATGAGAAAAAGCATTGGGAAAAAGTTGAAGAGCTAATGGAGTTTTTTGGTTTAACAAAATTTGCAATGCATGCAACAGGTGATTTATCTTATGGAGTTCAAAGAAAAGTAGAAATGGCAAGAGCCTTAGCTGCTGACCCAGAAATTCTAATCTTAGATGAACCAGCTGCAGGCCTTAATGAAAATGAAACTATTGAGTTAACAGCAATTATTCAAAAGATTAAAGAAATGGGTCTTGGAATAATGATGATTGAACATGACATGGATATGGTTATGAACTTAACTGATTATATTACTGTTATTAACTTTGGTAAAGAGATTTCTCAAGGTGAACCTAGTTTTGTTCAAAATGATCCAAAAGTTCTTGAAGCTTATATTGGTTCAGATGATGATGAGGAGGATGAATAA
- a CDS encoding class I SAM-dependent DNA methyltransferase: MGLDLYSKIEPYLDFEDEVYTLHRQFMEFVMVNELDNIIDIGCGQGYFLENLRINGKTAFGTDLSLEQIKVCKAKGLEASAIPLEKVEKKYDCATAIFDVLNYMDKEYLETFIKDVSKVLNKNGYFMFDVNSYFGFDEIAQGCITMDLKDKFISIDAIFEDEKLQTNLTLFTKQKNNLFSKEADFIVQEYHSKEFLKNILESNGFNVQEIREFNLHCEEESDKLIFICKKN; encoded by the coding sequence ATGGGATTAGATTTATACTCAAAAATTGAGCCTTATCTAGATTTTGAAGATGAGGTTTATACTCTTCACAGACAGTTTATGGAGTTTGTGATGGTAAATGAACTTGACAATATCATAGATATAGGATGCGGTCAAGGATACTTTTTAGAAAACCTTAGAATCAATGGGAAAACTGCATTTGGTACTGATCTAAGTCTTGAGCAAATAAAAGTGTGTAAAGCAAAAGGTTTAGAAGCAAGTGCCATACCTTTGGAGAAAGTAGAAAAAAAATATGATTGTGCAACAGCTATTTTTGATGTATTAAATTATATGGATAAAGAGTACTTAGAAACTTTCATAAAAGATGTATCAAAGGTTTTAAATAAAAATGGCTACTTTATGTTTGATGTAAACTCTTATTTTGGATTTGATGAAATAGCGCAAGGGTGTATAACTATGGATTTAAAAGATAAATTCATATCAATTGATGCGATTTTTGAAGATGAAAAACTACAAACTAACCTAACACTTTTTACTAAACAAAAAAACAATCTTTTCTCAAAAGAAGCTGATTTTATAGTGCAAGAGTATCACTCAAAAGAGTTCTTAAAAAATATTCTTGAGTCAAATGGCTTTAATGTTCAGGAGATTAGAGAATTTAACTTACATTGTGAAGAAGAATCTGATAAACTTATTTTTATTTGTAAGAAAAATTAA
- a CDS encoding proline dehydrogenase family protein, whose amino-acid sequence MKNEQELIESSIKLAEKWQSRASELITDYEKEFHAKMKNMLAHPKDKVLLIELMDQSFRCDANSRIADQILFLFEKYGLAKFFTTKDKILLWFFKNIGVYLPDVSVPLFVDQIRDDTKTVVLKGEEAPFNKHLKMRREEGTRVNVNLIGEVVLGEEEAEERIEKYLKALENPNIDYISIKISTIYSQINPLNFEGTVQTLVKKLTRIYEQAQKHPYIAPDGSKSNKFINLDMEEYRDLDITVEVFKRTLDLPQFKDFYAGIVLQAYIPDSFLVQKDLCQWAKKRVENGGHPIKFRLVKGANMEMEETEASQKHWEMVTYTDKTDTDSNYKRMIRYALDCENAKYMHVGTGSHNLFEQAFAVSLAEVNKTSQYHTIEMLEGMSDSARLAIKEISKNAILYGPTASKEQFTNAIAYLVRRLDENTGPNNFIRYSFGLEVGSRDWKMQEQLFRKSFEAEKTSFVGAKRQQNRLEENWSDFKGSSYDLGEYHAEADTDFILPANQEWARNIVKKWKFSKDTEHKIAPVVVGGEDLVGDRNIVDAIDKSQVEEGVLAGKFANATAEDLKKAVEVAKADVDGWRSLSHKQRHAMLKEAAIKVRERRDDLIGVAAAEVGKIFTETDVEVSEAVDFIEFYAHSTEYWDKYENLEFSGKGVGVVVPPWNFPVAIPLGGVASTLAAGNTVIIKPASVAALTAYEMCKCFWDAGISKNILQFVPCPGRLAGEHLIGNKDVDFVILTGGEDTAYSMLETRPDLFLTAETGGKDATIVTNMADREQAVKNVCLSAFNNSGQKCSATSLLVLEEEVYNDKSFRKALVDTAKSMSVGSVWDFSNRIGTLANPVGGALKQAISELEGNEEWALAPEYAQGNEFMLKPAIKWGVDEGNFIHKNELFGPVLAVMKAKDLKHAVEIVNSTGYGLTSGIESLDEREVKYWKANLKAGNLYVNRGTTGAIVLRQPFGGMGKSAIGAGRKVGIYNYVTQFVDYNETKTPSVSRRYNSDLASFIESCAKTHNNKEDFEKLGLALQSYYENYENEFSQEKDYCKVRGEDNHFRYIPLENVLIRVSSDDTLFEAVSRILGARVAGVHFKVSIENNKLVKDFLEANKSELFTSRDGLVEQSEEKMMKNISSYDRVIYSDIAKVSPAVFKEANKSVTFIVRQKPMMEGRLELLNYFIEQSVSHSYHRYGNIGARELNK is encoded by the coding sequence ATGAAAAATGAACAAGAACTAATAGAATCGTCAATTAAACTTGCTGAGAAATGGCAAAGTAGAGCATCTGAGTTAATTACTGATTATGAAAAAGAGTTTCATGCTAAGATGAAAAATATGTTAGCACATCCAAAAGATAAAGTTCTTTTGATTGAGCTAATGGATCAGTCTTTTAGATGTGATGCAAATTCAAGAATTGCTGATCAGATTTTATTTTTATTTGAAAAGTATGGATTAGCAAAATTCTTTACTACAAAAGATAAAATATTATTATGGTTTTTTAAGAATATTGGGGTTTATTTACCTGATGTTTCGGTTCCATTATTTGTTGATCAAATTAGAGATGATACTAAAACTGTAGTTTTAAAAGGGGAAGAAGCACCTTTTAATAAGCACCTTAAAATGAGAAGAGAAGAGGGAACTAGAGTAAATGTAAACTTAATTGGTGAGGTTGTACTTGGAGAAGAAGAAGCGGAAGAAAGAATTGAAAAATATTTAAAAGCTTTAGAAAATCCTAACATTGATTATATTTCTATTAAAATTTCAACTATTTATTCTCAAATTAATCCATTAAATTTTGAAGGAACTGTTCAAACTTTAGTTAAAAAATTAACTAGAATTTATGAACAAGCTCAAAAACATCCTTATATTGCCCCAGATGGAAGTAAATCTAATAAATTTATTAACCTTGATATGGAAGAGTATAGAGATTTAGATATTACGGTTGAGGTATTTAAAAGAACTTTAGATTTACCACAATTCAAAGATTTCTATGCAGGAATTGTACTTCAAGCATATATTCCAGATTCATTTTTAGTTCAAAAAGATTTATGCCAATGGGCTAAAAAAAGAGTTGAGAATGGTGGACATCCTATCAAGTTTAGACTTGTAAAAGGTGCTAATATGGAGATGGAAGAAACAGAAGCATCTCAAAAACATTGGGAAATGGTAACTTACACAGATAAAACTGATACTGATTCAAACTATAAAAGAATGATTAGATATGCACTTGATTGCGAAAATGCAAAGTATATGCATGTGGGAACAGGTTCTCATAACTTATTTGAACAAGCATTTGCAGTAAGTTTAGCTGAAGTTAATAAAACTTCACAATATCATACAATTGAAATGCTAGAGGGAATGAGTGATTCAGCAAGACTTGCAATAAAAGAGATTTCTAAAAATGCTATTTTATATGGTCCTACAGCTTCAAAAGAGCAATTTACAAATGCAATTGCTTATTTAGTTAGAAGACTTGATGAAAATACAGGTCCAAATAACTTTATTAGATATTCATTTGGTTTAGAAGTTGGTTCAAGAGATTGGAAAATGCAAGAGCAACTATTTAGAAAATCTTTTGAAGCAGAAAAAACATCTTTTGTTGGTGCAAAAAGACAGCAAAATAGACTAGAAGAAAATTGGTCTGATTTTAAAGGTTCATCATATGATTTAGGTGAATATCATGCTGAAGCTGATACTGATTTTATTCTTCCAGCTAACCAAGAGTGGGCAAGAAATATTGTAAAAAAATGGAAGTTCTCAAAAGATACTGAACACAAAATCGCTCCTGTTGTAGTTGGTGGTGAGGATTTAGTAGGTGATAGAAATATTGTAGATGCTATTGATAAGTCTCAAGTAGAAGAGGGTGTTTTAGCTGGTAAGTTTGCAAATGCTACTGCTGAAGATTTAAAGAAAGCAGTTGAAGTTGCTAAAGCTGATGTTGACGGATGGAGAAGTTTATCTCATAAACAAAGACATGCGATGTTAAAAGAAGCTGCTATTAAAGTTAGAGAGAGAAGAGATGACTTAATTGGTGTTGCAGCTGCTGAGGTTGGTAAGATATTTACGGAAACTGATGTTGAGGTTTCAGAAGCAGTTGATTTTATTGAGTTTTATGCACATAGTACAGAGTATTGGGATAAATATGAGAACTTAGAGTTTAGTGGAAAAGGTGTAGGTGTAGTAGTACCACCTTGGAACTTCCCTGTTGCTATTCCTTTAGGTGGTGTAGCTTCTACTTTAGCTGCTGGTAATACTGTTATTATTAAGCCTGCATCAGTTGCTGCTTTAACTGCATATGAAATGTGTAAATGTTTCTGGGATGCGGGTATTTCTAAAAATATTTTACAATTTGTTCCTTGTCCAGGAAGACTTGCAGGTGAACATTTAATTGGAAATAAAGATGTTGATTTTGTAATTTTAACAGGTGGAGAAGATACAGCTTATAGTATGTTAGAAACTAGACCTGATTTATTCTTAACTGCTGAAACAGGTGGAAAAGATGCAACAATCGTTACAAATATGGCAGATAGAGAACAAGCTGTTAAAAATGTATGTTTAAGTGCATTTAATAACTCAGGTCAAAAATGTAGTGCAACTTCACTTCTTGTATTAGAAGAAGAGGTTTATAATGATAAGTCATTTAGAAAAGCTTTAGTTGATACTGCAAAATCTATGAGTGTTGGTTCTGTTTGGGACTTCTCAAATAGAATTGGTACTTTAGCAAACCCAGTTGGTGGAGCTTTAAAGCAAGCAATTAGTGAACTTGAAGGAAATGAAGAGTGGGCATTAGCACCTGAGTATGCTCAAGGTAATGAGTTTATGTTAAAACCTGCTATTAAGTGGGGAGTAGATGAGGGTAACTTTATTCATAAAAATGAGTTATTTGGACCAGTTCTTGCTGTTATGAAAGCAAAAGATTTAAAACATGCAGTTGAGATTGTAAACTCTACTGGATATGGATTAACATCAGGTATTGAATCACTTGATGAAAGAGAAGTTAAGTACTGGAAAGCAAACTTAAAAGCTGGTAACCTTTATGTAAATAGAGGAACAACAGGTGCAATCGTTCTTAGACAACCATTTGGTGGTATGGGTAAATCTGCAATTGGTGCAGGTAGAAAAGTGGGTATTTACAATTATGTTACTCAGTTTGTTGATTATAATGAGACTAAAACACCAAGTGTAAGTAGAAGATATAACTCTGATTTAGCAAGCTTTATTGAGTCTTGTGCAAAAACTCATAATAATAAAGAGGATTTTGAAAAATTAGGTCTTGCATTACAATCGTACTATGAAAACTATGAAAATGAGTTTTCTCAAGAAAAAGATTATTGCAAGGTAAGAGGTGAAGATAATCACTTTAGATATATACCTTTAGAAAATGTATTAATTAGAGTATCTTCTGATGATACACTATTTGAAGCCGTTTCAAGAATATTAGGTGCAAGAGTTGCAGGAGTTCATTTTAAAGTATCAATTGAAAATAATAAGCTTGTTAAGGATTTCTTAGAAGCTAATAAATCTGAGTTATTTACTTCAAGAGATGGTTTAGTTGAGCAAAGTGAAGAAAAGATGATGAAAAATATTTCTTCATATGATAGAGTTATTTACTCAGATATTGCAAAGGTTAGTCCTGCTGTATTTAAAGAGGCTAATAAATCAGTAACTTTCATAGTAAGACAAAAGCCAATGATGGAAGGAAGATTAGAACTTCTTAATTACTTCATTGAGCAATCTGTTTCTCACTCTTACCATAGATATGGAAATATTGGAGCAAGAGAACTTAACAAATAA
- a CDS encoding type III pantothenate kinase → MLELILCDIGNTTFHFLIKGKHKRVSLKDEVPKFREQIVFVSVNKKATKKLLKVNPSAINIKKYLKFETDYIGHGIDRALACVYEKDAVIVDAGSAITVDIMCKGAHKGGFIMPGFRAFMKTYPKISKKLKFDFEKNINLDKIPLQTKDAIQYAMLKSIILPIKEISKDKKIIFTGGDGKLLSQYFKHSIYKKDLIFENMKRIIDANDCIA, encoded by the coding sequence GTGTTAGAGTTGATTTTATGTGATATAGGAAATACAACTTTTCATTTTTTAATTAAGGGAAAACATAAAAGAGTAAGTTTAAAAGATGAAGTTCCTAAATTTAGAGAACAAATAGTTTTTGTATCTGTTAATAAAAAAGCTACAAAGAAACTTCTAAAAGTAAATCCAAGTGCTATAAATATAAAAAAATATTTAAAATTTGAAACTGATTATATAGGTCATGGAATAGATAGAGCCTTGGCTTGTGTATATGAAAAAGATGCAGTTATAGTTGATGCAGGAAGTGCTATTACTGTTGATATTATGTGCAAAGGAGCTCATAAAGGTGGCTTTATAATGCCTGGATTTAGAGCTTTTATGAAAACTTATCCAAAAATATCTAAAAAACTAAAGTTTGATTTTGAAAAAAATATAAATTTAGATAAAATACCGCTTCAAACAAAAGATGCTATACAATATGCTATGTTAAAATCCATTATTTTACCTATAAAAGAGATAAGTAAAGATAAAAAAATAATATTCACAGGTGGAGATGGAAAGCTTTTAAGCCAATATTTTAAACATAGTATTTATAAAAAAGATTTAATATTTGAGAACATGAAAAGGATTATTGATGCTAACGATTGCATTGCCTAA